The proteins below are encoded in one region of Alistipes communis:
- a CDS encoding S1/P1 nuclease: MKKLLILLLCSALFHSGPVFGWGREGHETIAKIAERNLTKRAKKRIEKYLGGHSIVYYAKWMDEYRKTPEYAFTDGWHTAPVDARLHYSDELLNPKRGNAIYGLESAIRILENYREQSDSTVAVNLKYVIHLVGDMHCPAHIKYATHDMKYDVLFEDKYRKAHKFYVHSVWDNEIITVSRIWSVSEWADELDRLPKSDKQAIAAGTPRDWLHDAAVCCEVQFEWAKPDARLGQDFLNKALPLVESQIRKAGYRLARLLNGLFD, translated from the coding sequence ATGAAAAAATTACTGATTCTGCTACTGTGCAGCGCCCTTTTCCACTCCGGTCCCGTCTTCGGATGGGGACGCGAAGGGCACGAGACAATTGCCAAGATCGCCGAACGCAACTTGACGAAGCGAGCGAAAAAACGCATCGAAAAATACCTCGGAGGGCACTCGATCGTCTACTATGCCAAGTGGATGGACGAATACCGCAAGACCCCCGAATATGCATTCACGGACGGCTGGCACACGGCGCCTGTCGATGCCCGTCTCCATTACTCGGACGAATTGCTCAACCCGAAACGCGGCAATGCCATCTACGGACTGGAATCCGCCATACGCATCCTCGAAAATTACCGGGAGCAAAGCGATTCCACCGTGGCCGTCAACCTCAAATACGTCATTCATCTGGTGGGCGACATGCACTGCCCCGCGCACATCAAGTACGCGACCCACGACATGAAATACGACGTACTTTTCGAAGACAAATATCGCAAAGCGCACAAGTTCTACGTCCACAGCGTCTGGGACAACGAGATCATCACCGTCTCGCGTATCTGGTCGGTCAGCGAATGGGCCGATGAACTGGACCGTCTTCCGAAAAGCGACAAACAGGCCATCGCTGCCGGAACGCCCCGCGACTGGCTGCACGATGCCGCCGTATGCTGCGAAGTGCAGTTCGAATGGGCCAAACCCGACGCCCGGCTGGGACAGGACTTTCTGAACAAGGCCCTGCCTCTGGTCGAAAGTCAAATCCGAAAAGCCGGATACCGGCTCGCCCGTTTGCTGAACGGTCTTTTCGATTAA
- a CDS encoding PL29 family lyase N-terminal domain-containing protein, giving the protein MRKFSNIISLAACFVLLWGCDEYDDGELRQNIDAIEQELTETEKRVERLNEEMNSLSALINSSFISYLKQDDEGNYVISYRDHGGETKTVTLATQDDVVTAPIVGAGEFTDGKLYWRTTADNGKTYQWLLDKEGKMMPVGGVPPAMDIDAEGFWIVDGQRLTDKEGNPILANDVSNTLFQKVETDEESGMVRFTLADGSTFEIPVFEALSIRFDAAPVTAVPDRSIPVEIEYTVAGSEAETAYVDYFTAWNVTVKIDKYTRTISVKLDENAEEGNVVVIASAGGNTVLKPLFFTYGTAQIDPPTWDPQFGTGAEVALEGEFTEFDIRVSANIDYEVTIAEECQSWLKPAPKTRAETVTTTHSFVADYYENDSGADRKGSITFSNRPYGITVTLGVRQSPVVPDTPTEPGIATGADLVAFAKAVNAGGSTDRWENASGEVVLLNDIDLTELTEWTPIGQGKATGSPSYNTLTNPFTGVFDGQGFTIKGIRWTFNVENETTHLHGLFGAIKDATIKNLKLGAAGDQITLAGTSQNVVSAGALAGYAEGSTIVNVTNNVSVILTGDNPDATLMMLAGIAGCIKSTTIGGETKDDAVINNGDVKTGRITNTANGGTGMNIGGICAFTLGAGTKLNYCTNNGEISAPTGRGGGLVGTLGGSTTEENGTVIANSTNNGTIQDDAIGQYGGSKDYYNYKRMGGLVGGTVTNNNLRIEYCTNNGNVFSQLGCRTGGFVGHNQATIVGCVNKGTILANITYASGEPQHGPGWACGYSGKKLVTQCAKGGRVGEWDTYKDNPGSAPEATNDNALCYKNGDYFDPSQNY; this is encoded by the coding sequence ATGAGAAAGTTTTCGAACATCATATCGCTCGCCGCATGTTTCGTTCTTCTTTGGGGATGCGACGAATACGACGACGGAGAGCTGCGGCAAAACATCGATGCCATCGAGCAGGAACTCACGGAGACCGAAAAGCGTGTCGAGCGACTGAACGAAGAGATGAATTCGCTTTCGGCGTTGATCAACAGCAGCTTCATCTCCTACCTCAAACAAGACGACGAGGGCAACTACGTCATCAGCTACCGCGACCACGGCGGCGAAACGAAGACCGTTACCCTCGCCACGCAGGACGACGTGGTAACCGCTCCGATCGTCGGTGCCGGCGAATTCACCGACGGGAAACTCTACTGGCGCACGACCGCCGACAACGGCAAGACCTATCAGTGGCTGCTCGACAAGGAGGGCAAGATGATGCCCGTGGGCGGCGTACCTCCCGCGATGGACATCGATGCCGAAGGATTCTGGATCGTCGACGGCCAGCGTCTCACGGACAAGGAAGGCAATCCCATACTGGCCAACGATGTCAGCAACACCCTCTTCCAGAAGGTGGAGACCGACGAAGAGAGCGGTATGGTCCGCTTCACGCTCGCCGACGGAAGCACCTTCGAGATTCCGGTGTTCGAAGCCCTGAGCATCCGGTTCGATGCAGCTCCCGTAACGGCCGTCCCCGACCGTTCGATACCGGTCGAAATCGAATACACCGTAGCGGGCAGCGAAGCCGAAACGGCGTATGTCGACTACTTCACGGCATGGAACGTAACGGTGAAAATCGACAAATACACCCGTACGATCTCGGTGAAGCTGGACGAAAATGCCGAAGAGGGCAATGTCGTCGTCATCGCCTCGGCCGGCGGCAATACCGTTCTCAAACCATTATTCTTCACCTATGGAACGGCCCAGATCGACCCTCCGACGTGGGATCCGCAGTTCGGAACGGGAGCGGAGGTGGCCCTCGAAGGCGAATTCACGGAATTCGACATCAGGGTGTCGGCCAACATCGACTATGAGGTAACGATCGCAGAGGAGTGTCAGTCGTGGCTCAAACCCGCCCCCAAGACACGCGCGGAGACGGTCACGACGACCCACTCGTTCGTAGCCGACTACTATGAAAACGACAGCGGCGCTGACCGCAAAGGCTCGATCACATTCTCGAATCGCCCCTACGGCATCACCGTAACGCTCGGCGTCCGCCAATCGCCGGTCGTTCCCGACACCCCGACCGAACCGGGCATCGCAACGGGCGCAGACCTCGTGGCCTTTGCCAAGGCCGTCAACGCCGGCGGAAGCACGGATCGTTGGGAGAACGCTTCGGGAGAGGTGGTGCTGCTCAACGACATCGATCTGACGGAACTTACCGAATGGACTCCGATCGGACAGGGCAAGGCCACCGGATCGCCCTCCTACAATACGTTGACAAACCCCTTCACGGGCGTGTTCGACGGCCAGGGTTTCACGATCAAGGGAATCCGATGGACCTTCAACGTCGAGAACGAGACGACCCATCTCCACGGCCTGTTCGGAGCGATAAAGGACGCTACGATCAAAAACCTCAAACTGGGCGCCGCAGGGGATCAAATTACCCTCGCGGGTACGAGTCAGAACGTCGTATCGGCCGGTGCACTGGCGGGTTACGCCGAAGGATCGACGATCGTCAACGTCACCAACAATGTCTCGGTGATCCTCACGGGCGACAATCCCGACGCCACGCTGATGATGCTCGCCGGTATCGCCGGATGCATCAAGTCCACGACCATCGGCGGCGAAACGAAAGACGACGCCGTCATCAACAACGGCGATGTGAAGACCGGTCGCATCACCAACACAGCCAACGGGGGTACGGGTATGAACATCGGAGGCATTTGCGCCTTCACGCTCGGTGCGGGAACCAAGCTCAACTACTGCACCAACAACGGCGAAATAAGCGCTCCCACAGGACGCGGCGGCGGTCTGGTCGGCACGCTGGGCGGCAGTACGACCGAAGAGAACGGCACGGTGATCGCCAACTCGACCAACAACGGAACGATACAGGACGATGCCATCGGTCAATACGGCGGCAGCAAGGACTACTACAACTATAAGCGCATGGGCGGTCTGGTCGGCGGTACGGTTACCAACAACAACCTCCGCATCGAATACTGCACCAACAACGGCAATGTCTTCTCGCAACTGGGATGCCGTACGGGAGGTTTCGTGGGCCACAATCAGGCGACGATCGTCGGTTGCGTGAACAAGGGAACGATCCTGGCCAACATCACCTACGCCTCCGGCGAACCGCAACACGGACCCGGTTGGGCCTGCGGTTACAGCGGCAAGAAGCTCGTCACACAATGCGCCAAGGGAGGTCGTGTCGGCGAATGGGATACCTACAAGGACAATCCGGGCAGCGCTCCCGAGGCCACGAACGACAACGCCCTGTGCTACAAGAACGGCGATTATTTCGATCCGTCGCAGAACTACTAA
- a CDS encoding DUF4886 domain-containing protein: protein MKRFLYLLLLTATTFVYGCSDYDDSQLSGRLDDIKERIAKLQDRIASLNSQLADLSELTSGNVITEMTEDSEGNYIITYKDNKNEEKSIVLATVDQMLNVPLLGVELDPQNNLYYWTVTADGKTSPLLDKAGEKVPVSGYTPEVSVDAEGFWTVNGERLNDAEGDPIEANDGESCLFKDIARDANGNLSLTLGDGKVITLPIQQVLNLTLSTAINTTVVDPTVPATIEYELHGEHAAEALVGIAEAEGVEIVLDRKQQRITVTFPTGFDDGYMIAMAYDMQEHTVLRPVFFTKATSDRIEIRTAEELVQFAENVNAGTGAQRMTAVLMNDIDMTKIASWIPIGNGSFVATASESKVEGAAFEGTFDGQGHALLNCKMTGALTSDNQVYGLFGILKGATVRNLVLGAESGDTGSFTVSGNGTTSTGVIAGACVDSKIEKCTSYLPMICEGNNSANKLMTMGLVGFVYGAGTSEDTVSQLTDLTNYGALKADPGAANANGFTSTQVGGIAGFSNTSRTSTFANRFLRCINHGDMTVSTGRASGIVAAANTFTHIVECENYGDMMNTYAGSKGGRLGNITCILGTQSIINGCTNHGDVVTTNSQSHAGGLLCLSNATDCEIINSANYGNVISDLTTYRGTLVANINSLGKMDNNIAGGGIGSYNGGDYEMVAINEMNFMDYIGKIKAGNEERVTNTKYGGEVSTAKGIRTADDLVALAAAVNSGKPLGEWQNENGEICLLTDIDMSEVAEWTPIGKATFVIANNKLTVSGTPFAGHFNGQGYRIRNLKMVAANSEEGATYGLFGTLAPGAVIENFSFDTGCSFTVASTAGSSNGVVAGLVYDATVRDITSSAPMLFQGAAGNVRITMALIGTAFAETANVTIDNVNNNGTITAENRDNNTNGGATGYHIAGIAGFTTNDGASQQKVIISDCINYGDITSATGRTAGIVAAANRYTQLANCVNHGKQLNTCPKNDAGRLGNIACNMGAGSSMIGCSNYGDLTSTTGSRCGGITSAAGDATFENCANYGTILTDSPYRGVFWGYNNAVAQWTDCTAGGKVGTYNANAPVFDSYADAEQANYLGKQGANQSALTNIAYQIGNSGGGSAGGDAELRILFIGNSFTKDAVEHLPGILKAMGIDKVKMTHMYYGGRTVPEYNNGFATVNDYRCYECNPGAAGWTESMNKTIKEVAASEQWDVVTIQEHTGKVNAWKWTSAEKEALQGLIDNVKSTQTGAMPKFYYILSQAYADPALVSYSQQTVIVNNFASSQTDMYAAIVAQGQKVMSEVAFDDVIATGTVLQNLRTSKLQNAMDMTRDGYHMDYGISRYAASCAVFEKLISPAFGGVTLDGNPFRYTTSNTTHGSYSTPVTEANAPIALQAARYALTTPYAVTDMSHIGQESPDNGIEDTEFEEDQNKE, encoded by the coding sequence ATGAAACGATTTCTATATCTCTTGCTCCTCACGGCGACAACCTTCGTCTACGGATGCAGCGACTACGACGATTCGCAACTCAGCGGACGTCTCGACGACATCAAGGAGCGGATCGCAAAACTTCAAGACCGCATCGCCTCGCTCAACAGTCAACTCGCCGACCTGAGCGAACTGACATCGGGCAACGTCATCACGGAGATGACCGAAGACTCCGAAGGCAATTATATCATCACCTACAAGGACAACAAGAACGAGGAGAAGAGCATCGTACTGGCCACTGTCGACCAGATGCTCAACGTCCCGCTGCTCGGTGTCGAACTCGACCCGCAGAACAATCTATATTACTGGACCGTAACGGCTGACGGCAAGACTTCGCCGCTGCTCGACAAAGCCGGCGAAAAGGTGCCCGTAAGCGGATACACGCCCGAAGTATCGGTCGACGCCGAGGGATTCTGGACCGTCAACGGCGAACGGCTGAACGACGCCGAAGGAGATCCGATCGAAGCCAACGACGGCGAAAGCTGCCTGTTCAAGGATATTGCCCGCGACGCCAACGGCAACCTGTCGCTGACGCTCGGCGACGGGAAGGTCATCACGCTCCCCATCCAGCAGGTACTGAATCTCACGCTCTCGACAGCAATCAACACCACCGTCGTCGACCCGACGGTTCCCGCAACCATCGAATATGAACTCCACGGCGAACATGCCGCGGAAGCACTGGTCGGCATCGCCGAGGCCGAAGGGGTCGAAATCGTCCTGGACAGGAAACAGCAGCGGATCACCGTCACCTTCCCGACCGGATTCGACGATGGATACATGATCGCAATGGCCTACGACATGCAGGAGCATACGGTACTGCGACCGGTATTCTTCACCAAGGCGACGAGCGATCGGATCGAGATCCGAACGGCCGAAGAACTCGTGCAATTCGCCGAAAACGTCAATGCCGGAACGGGCGCACAGCGAATGACCGCCGTATTGATGAACGACATCGATATGACGAAGATCGCGTCGTGGATTCCCATCGGCAACGGTTCGTTCGTCGCCACGGCTTCGGAATCGAAAGTCGAGGGTGCGGCTTTCGAAGGGACGTTCGACGGTCAGGGCCACGCGCTGCTGAACTGCAAGATGACCGGAGCACTCACCTCGGACAATCAAGTCTACGGACTGTTCGGCATCCTCAAAGGCGCCACGGTACGGAACCTCGTATTGGGTGCCGAAAGCGGCGACACGGGGTCGTTCACCGTTTCGGGCAACGGAACGACCTCGACCGGCGTCATCGCCGGCGCCTGCGTCGACTCGAAGATCGAGAAATGCACCAGCTATCTACCGATGATTTGCGAAGGCAACAACTCGGCAAACAAGCTGATGACCATGGGGCTCGTCGGCTTCGTCTACGGCGCCGGCACGAGCGAGGATACCGTTTCGCAACTGACCGATTTGACAAACTACGGTGCACTGAAAGCGGATCCGGGTGCCGCCAACGCCAACGGATTCACCTCGACTCAGGTCGGAGGCATCGCCGGATTCTCGAACACCTCCCGCACATCGACCTTCGCCAATCGGTTCCTGCGCTGCATAAATCACGGAGACATGACCGTTTCGACAGGACGCGCTTCGGGCATCGTCGCCGCAGCCAACACCTTCACGCACATCGTCGAATGCGAGAACTACGGCGACATGATGAATACCTATGCGGGCTCCAAGGGCGGACGTCTGGGCAACATCACCTGCATCCTCGGCACCCAGTCGATCATAAACGGCTGCACCAACCACGGCGACGTCGTGACGACCAACTCCCAATCCCACGCCGGAGGACTGCTCTGTCTGTCCAATGCCACAGACTGCGAAATCATCAATTCGGCCAACTACGGCAACGTAATCTCCGACCTCACGACCTACCGCGGCACGCTCGTAGCCAATATCAACAGCCTCGGAAAGATGGACAACAACATCGCAGGCGGCGGAATAGGATCCTACAACGGCGGCGACTACGAAATGGTCGCCATCAACGAAATGAACTTCATGGATTATATCGGAAAGATCAAGGCCGGCAACGAAGAGCGCGTGACCAATACCAAGTACGGAGGCGAGGTCTCGACGGCCAAAGGCATTCGCACGGCCGACGATCTCGTGGCTCTCGCGGCTGCGGTCAACTCCGGCAAGCCGCTCGGCGAATGGCAAAACGAAAACGGAGAGATCTGCCTGCTGACCGACATCGACATGTCCGAGGTCGCCGAATGGACACCCATCGGCAAGGCGACCTTCGTCATCGCAAACAACAAACTCACGGTCTCCGGAACCCCCTTCGCAGGACATTTCAACGGCCAGGGTTACCGGATCCGCAATCTGAAAATGGTCGCTGCGAACAGCGAGGAGGGGGCTACATACGGATTGTTCGGAACTTTGGCACCCGGCGCCGTGATCGAGAATTTCTCGTTCGACACAGGCTGTTCGTTCACCGTCGCGTCCACAGCCGGTTCATCGAACGGCGTAGTGGCCGGACTGGTTTACGACGCTACGGTGCGTGACATCACGAGCAGCGCTCCGATGCTTTTCCAGGGTGCGGCGGGCAATGTCCGCATCACGATGGCCCTGATAGGAACGGCCTTTGCCGAAACAGCCAACGTCACGATCGACAACGTGAACAACAACGGCACGATCACGGCCGAAAACCGAGACAACAATACGAACGGAGGCGCCACGGGCTACCACATCGCCGGCATTGCGGGATTCACCACCAACGACGGGGCTTCGCAGCAGAAAGTCATCATCTCCGACTGCATCAACTACGGCGACATCACCTCCGCGACAGGACGCACCGCGGGCATCGTCGCAGCGGCCAACCGCTATACCCAACTGGCCAACTGCGTAAATCACGGCAAGCAGCTGAACACTTGTCCGAAAAACGATGCGGGACGTTTGGGTAACATCGCCTGCAACATGGGCGCAGGGTCGTCGATGATCGGATGTTCGAACTACGGCGATCTCACCTCGACGACCGGTTCCCGCTGCGGCGGCATCACGTCGGCGGCAGGCGACGCGACCTTCGAGAACTGCGCCAACTACGGTACGATCCTGACCGACAGCCCCTATCGAGGTGTATTCTGGGGGTATAACAACGCCGTGGCACAATGGACTGACTGTACGGCCGGCGGCAAGGTCGGAACCTACAACGCCAATGCTCCCGTTTTCGACTCCTATGCCGATGCCGAGCAAGCCAACTACCTGGGGAAACAAGGAGCGAACCAATCGGCCCTTACGAATATCGCCTACCAAATCGGAAACTCGGGCGGAGGAAGCGCGGGCGGCGACGCGGAACTGCGCATTCTCTTCATCGGGAACAGTTTTACGAAAGATGCCGTGGAGCATCTGCCCGGCATTCTGAAAGCCATGGGCATCGACAAGGTGAAGATGACACACATGTATTACGGAGGGCGTACGGTTCCCGAATACAACAACGGCTTCGCCACCGTGAACGACTACCGTTGCTACGAATGCAATCCGGGAGCGGCCGGCTGGACCGAATCGATGAACAAGACGATCAAAGAGGTAGCCGCTTCGGAGCAGTGGGACGTCGTGACCATCCAGGAACACACGGGCAAGGTCAACGCATGGAAGTGGACCTCGGCCGAGAAAGAGGCTTTGCAGGGACTCATCGACAACGTCAAGTCAACGCAAACCGGCGCCATGCCCAAGTTTTACTATATTCTGTCGCAGGCCTATGCCGATCCCGCACTCGTCAGCTATTCGCAACAGACGGTGATCGTCAACAACTTCGCCTCGTCGCAGACGGACATGTACGCCGCCATCGTCGCACAAGGCCAAAAAGTAATGAGCGAAGTCGCATTCGACGATGTGATCGCCACGGGCACCGTCCTGCAAAATCTCCGCACGTCGAAACTCCAAAACGCGATGGACATGACCCGCGACGGGTACCACATGGACTACGGCATTTCGCGTTATGCCGCATCGTGCGCCGTATTCGAAAAACTGATCTCGCCTGCCTTCGGAGGTGTGACGCTCGACGGAAATCCGTTCCGCTATACGACATCGAACACCACCCACGGCAGCTATTCGACCCCTGTTACCGAGGCGAATGCCCCGATCGCCCTGCAAGCAGCGCGCTATGCCCTGACTACGCCCTACGCCGTCACCGACATGTCCCACATCGGGCAGGAAAGCCCCGATAACGGCATCGAGGACACGGAATTCGAGGAGGACCAGAACAAAGAATAA
- a CDS encoding glycerophosphodiester phosphodiesterase family protein has protein sequence MKRKITHLLILAAALTGAACGEQTAPSQTGGRAEAIVAELHDPASKKVLVVSHRGDWRNWPENSIPAIESVIRMGVDIMELDLKLTKDSVLVLCHDKTIDRTTSGKGRVCDITYDSIRRCKLRRAHNVVTDDLRMPTLREALEVCKDRIVVNIDQGYEYYDLALAVTEELGVTDQVLIKGKRPAEVVAAKFAAYPHNMMYMPVIDILKPQGRELFEEYRKSENQPLAYEVCWDEYTPEVEACMKRIVDGGSKLWVNSLWSSLCGGLDDDKAFEGGPAAIYGKLIDMGATLIQTDRPELLISYLRSRGLHD, from the coding sequence ATGAAACGAAAAATCACTCATCTGCTGATTCTCGCCGCTGCTCTCACCGGAGCAGCGTGCGGAGAACAGACCGCCCCGTCGCAAACCGGCGGCCGGGCCGAAGCGATCGTCGCCGAACTGCACGATCCCGCATCGAAAAAAGTGTTGGTCGTCTCACACCGCGGCGACTGGCGCAACTGGCCCGAAAACTCGATTCCTGCTATCGAATCCGTAATCCGCATGGGAGTCGACATCATGGAACTGGATCTCAAACTGACCAAGGACAGCGTGCTGGTGCTCTGCCACGACAAGACGATCGACCGTACGACCAGCGGAAAAGGCCGTGTCTGCGACATCACCTACGACTCGATCCGCCGCTGCAAGTTACGCCGGGCACACAACGTCGTTACCGACGATCTGCGGATGCCGACCCTGCGCGAAGCGCTGGAAGTCTGCAAAGACCGCATCGTGGTGAACATCGATCAGGGGTACGAATATTACGACCTCGCGCTGGCCGTCACCGAGGAGCTGGGCGTCACGGATCAGGTGCTCATCAAGGGCAAGCGTCCGGCGGAGGTCGTGGCCGCGAAGTTCGCCGCCTATCCGCACAACATGATGTACATGCCGGTCATCGACATCCTCAAACCGCAGGGACGCGAACTCTTCGAAGAGTACCGGAAATCGGAGAACCAGCCGTTGGCCTACGAGGTCTGCTGGGACGAATATACGCCCGAGGTGGAAGCCTGCATGAAACGCATCGTGGACGGCGGTTCGAAGCTCTGGGTGAACTCGCTTTGGAGTTCGCTCTGCGGCGGATTGGACGACGACAAGGCCTTTGAAGGCGGCCCTGCCGCAATTTACGGAAAACTGATTGACATGGGCGCGACCCTGATCCAGACCGACCGCCCTGAATTACTGATCTCGTATCTCCGCAGCCGGGGGCTGCACGATTGA